One stretch of Novosphingobium pentaromativorans US6-1 DNA includes these proteins:
- a CDS encoding lysophospholipid acyltransferase family protein: MRSTPADVLRSLAFYAAFYTGSIFYVLGFFLAAKLGEMPARRVVRGWSRYHRACARWLLGMRVVVEGEMPNDGVLVAIKHESFFEAIDLPSLMDWPVPFPKAELARIPGWGAAAMRYGIVVVQREEGAKALRAMVANARHFAARGRPLAIFPEGTRVAHGTRGELQSGFAGVYKLLGLPVVPVAVDSGRLYHRRWKKPGVITVRVGERIEAGLPRKEVEARVTEAINALNR; the protein is encoded by the coding sequence ATGCGCAGCACCCCGGCCGACGTCTTGCGCAGTCTCGCGTTCTACGCTGCCTTCTATACCGGCTCGATCTTCTATGTGCTGGGCTTTTTTCTGGCCGCAAAGCTGGGCGAAATGCCGGCACGCCGCGTCGTGCGCGGCTGGTCGCGATACCATCGTGCCTGTGCCCGCTGGCTGCTGGGCATGCGCGTGGTCGTCGAGGGCGAGATGCCCAATGACGGGGTGCTGGTGGCGATCAAGCATGAAAGCTTCTTCGAAGCCATCGACCTGCCTTCGCTGATGGACTGGCCGGTGCCGTTCCCCAAGGCGGAGCTTGCCCGCATTCCCGGTTGGGGCGCTGCGGCGATGCGCTACGGCATCGTCGTCGTCCAACGCGAGGAGGGGGCAAAGGCCCTGCGGGCAATGGTGGCCAATGCCAGGCACTTCGCAGCCAGGGGCAGGCCGCTGGCGATCTTCCCCGAAGGTACGCGCGTTGCGCATGGAACGCGCGGCGAACTGCAGTCTGGCTTCGCCGGGGTCTACAAGCTGCTCGGCCTGCCGGTCGTGCCGGTCGCGGTCGACAGCGGGCGGCTCTACCACCGGCGCTGGAAAAAACCCGGAGTGATCACCGTGCGGGTGGGCGAGCGGATCGAGGCCGGTCTGCCGCGCAAGGAAGTGGAAGCGCGCGTGACCGAGGCGATCAACGCGCTCAATCGCTGA
- a CDS encoding cell division protein FtsX, producing MGRGEAELIPQGRMSGPMPWVIAIMVAMTAIALAAGLALGNAVSAARAEIEGGVTIQIVEPRADLRAKQAKRAVAAIKDLPGIAGLRLVPQTELDALIEPWLGTGIDDATGTAIPIPALIDVRLDRQATPARLAAMEQAVMPVAPSAKIDAQSNWLKPVFDAMVSLQLLAMVLVGLLALALAAAVLLAARSALGANRDTIEIVHLLGGTDAQVARVFQRSIGYDAAGGGAVGLVLAMVVIFALGRRFAGLGAGLVDNGALIWSDWLLLALVPLLATLLAMVTARLTVMHALRKML from the coding sequence ATGGGCCGGGGCGAGGCCGAGCTGATCCCGCAGGGGCGGATGTCCGGGCCGATGCCCTGGGTCATCGCGATCATGGTGGCGATGACGGCCATTGCGCTTGCGGCAGGCCTGGCGCTGGGCAATGCCGTCAGCGCCGCGCGCGCCGAGATCGAGGGCGGCGTCACCATCCAGATCGTCGAGCCGCGCGCCGACTTGCGCGCAAAGCAGGCGAAGCGCGCGGTTGCGGCGATCAAGGACCTGCCGGGCATCGCCGGCCTGCGGCTGGTCCCCCAGACCGAGCTGGATGCCCTGATCGAGCCCTGGCTTGGCACCGGCATCGACGATGCGACGGGCACGGCGATCCCGATTCCCGCGCTGATCGACGTGCGGCTGGACCGTCAGGCCACGCCAGCCCGGCTTGCCGCGATGGAGCAGGCAGTCATGCCGGTGGCGCCGTCCGCGAAAATCGATGCGCAGTCGAACTGGCTCAAGCCGGTGTTCGACGCGATGGTTTCGCTGCAATTGCTTGCCATGGTGCTTGTCGGCCTGCTGGCGCTTGCGCTCGCCGCGGCGGTGCTGCTGGCGGCCCGCTCGGCGCTCGGCGCGAATCGCGATACAATCGAGATCGTTCACCTGCTCGGCGGTACCGATGCCCAGGTCGCGCGCGTCTTCCAGCGTTCGATCGGCTACGACGCGGCGGGCGGCGGGGCGGTCGGGCTGGTCCTGGCGATGGTGGTTATCTTCGCACTGGGCCGCCGCTTCGCCGGGCTGGGGGCAGGGCTGGTCGATAACGGCGCGTTGATCTGGAGCGACTGGCTGCTCCTTGCACTTGTCCCATTGCTGGCCACATTGCTGGCAATGGTCACGGCGCGGCTCACGGTGATGCACGCCCTGCGCAAGATGCTATAG
- a CDS encoding YdcF family protein produces the protein MFRRTVAFLFLAWLFGFLWFAIALPQPLDGTKTDAIIVLTGSAGRIEHALDVLKEGEASRLLVSGVDREVKPREFAAQFGVSDKLLECCITLGYNAYDTRSNAIEAAQWVSEHKSKSVRLVTADWHMRRAMLEISREMPAGVELKPDAVSSRPSLGALFLEYHKLLARFVLNLWGK, from the coding sequence ATGTTTCGTCGCACGGTCGCATTCCTGTTCCTTGCCTGGCTTTTCGGGTTCCTGTGGTTCGCCATCGCGCTGCCGCAGCCGCTCGACGGGACGAAGACCGATGCGATCATCGTGCTGACCGGCAGCGCTGGACGGATCGAGCACGCGCTGGATGTCCTGAAGGAGGGTGAGGCCTCGCGCCTGCTCGTCTCGGGCGTCGACCGCGAGGTCAAGCCGCGCGAGTTTGCCGCCCAGTTCGGCGTCTCGGACAAGCTGCTCGAATGCTGCATCACGCTTGGCTACAACGCCTACGATACGCGCTCGAACGCGATCGAGGCGGCGCAATGGGTCAGCGAGCACAAGTCGAAATCGGTGCGGCTCGTCACTGCCGACTGGCACATGCGCCGCGCCATGCTGGAAATCTCGCGGGAAATGCCTGCCGGTGTCGAGCTGAAACCGGACGCGGTATCCTCGCGCCCCAGTCTCGGTGCGCTGTTCCTTGAATATCACAAGCTGCTGGCGCGCTTCGTGCTGAACCTGTGGGGCAAGTGA
- the ftsE gene encoding cell division ATP-binding protein FtsE gives MTADGEIIHFDNVGLRYGTDREVLSDLSFTLFPGRFYFLTGASGAGKTSLLRLLYLAQRPSRGMIRMFGTDAITMPRSRLPGLRRRIGVVFQDFRLIPHLSAFDNVALPLRVAGHQEKDLAGPVRDILDWVGLADRIDARPPTLSGGEQQRVAIARAVIARPAMLVADEPTGNVDPEMALKLMRLFEMLNRQGTTVVVATHDLDLLRKVPESLIMRLDRGRLSDPTGALRYPPRKMQ, from the coding sequence ATGACTGCGGACGGGGAAATCATTCACTTCGACAACGTGGGGCTTCGCTACGGAACCGATCGCGAGGTTCTCAGCGACTTGAGCTTCACCTTGTTCCCGGGGCGCTTTTACTTCCTGACGGGCGCCAGCGGCGCGGGAAAGACTTCGCTGCTGCGCCTGCTCTATCTTGCCCAGCGCCCTTCGCGCGGGATGATCCGCATGTTCGGGACCGATGCGATCACCATGCCGCGCAGCCGCCTGCCGGGGCTGCGGCGGCGGATCGGCGTGGTCTTCCAGGACTTCCGGTTGATCCCGCACTTGTCCGCCTTCGACAACGTCGCGCTGCCGCTGCGCGTGGCCGGCCACCAGGAAAAGGACCTCGCCGGGCCGGTCCGCGACATTCTCGACTGGGTGGGCCTTGCCGACCGCATCGATGCGCGCCCGCCCACTCTTTCCGGCGGTGAGCAGCAGCGCGTGGCGATCGCCCGCGCCGTGATCGCGCGCCCCGCGATGCTGGTCGCCGACGAGCCGACCGGCAACGTCGACCCGGAGATGGCGCTCAAGCTGATGCGCCTGTTCGAGATGCTCAACCGCCAGGGCACCACCGTCGTCGTCGCGACCCACGATCTCGACCTGCTGCGCAAGGTGCCCGAGAGCCTGATCATGCGGCTCGACCGCGGCCGCCTGTCCGATCCGACCGGAGCGCTGCGCTACCCGCCGAGGAAGATGCAGTGA
- a CDS encoding MJ0042-type zinc finger domain-containing protein yields the protein MIIACPACSTRYAVPDSAIGVDGRTVRCAKCRHSWFQEGPELALAETEAQAAAQRSAQEAPPPRPAPATDEGAADTGAAEQQSAREPEPVAPGRTSSFTRDDSPLPPAPPRTPQRTVSSYYDDTVGARYADESHSSFDFSPPFRPRRNWTKIGTIAAGVFAVATLSLTGAVAWFGLPDWVPIPRQSFTKAQPDLQLDFPRKRQDRKPLPDGTEFFSVSGTISNIGSESRYVPSLLVVLRDDRERIVYEKEIVPPKRELAPGEMVTINEALTDIPKAAAAAEIGWKPE from the coding sequence ATGATCATCGCCTGTCCTGCCTGCTCTACGCGCTACGCCGTCCCGGACAGCGCCATCGGCGTGGATGGCCGCACCGTTCGTTGCGCCAAATGCCGCCACAGCTGGTTCCAGGAAGGTCCGGAACTCGCCCTTGCCGAAACCGAAGCGCAGGCCGCGGCCCAGCGCTCGGCGCAGGAAGCCCCGCCGCCCCGGCCGGCTCCCGCGACCGATGAGGGCGCTGCCGACACAGGCGCCGCAGAGCAGCAATCCGCGCGTGAGCCGGAACCGGTGGCACCCGGGCGCACCTCGAGCTTCACCCGGGACGATTCCCCGCTGCCGCCGGCACCGCCCAGGACACCACAGCGCACGGTGTCATCCTACTACGACGACACCGTCGGTGCGCGTTACGCAGACGAGTCCCATTCCAGCTTCGATTTCTCGCCACCGTTCCGCCCGCGCCGCAACTGGACCAAGATCGGCACCATCGCGGCCGGCGTCTTCGCCGTCGCCACCCTGAGCCTGACCGGGGCCGTGGCATGGTTCGGCCTGCCCGACTGGGTGCCGATCCCGCGCCAGAGCTTCACCAAGGCACAGCCCGACCTGCAGCTGGACTTCCCGCGCAAGCGGCAGGATCGCAAACCCCTGCCCGACGGCACCGAATTCTTCAGCGTGAGCGGCACGATCAGCAACATCGGCAGCGAATCGCGCTACGTGCCTTCGCTGCTCGTCGTCCTGCGCGACGATCGCGAGCGCATTGTCTATGAAAAGGAAATCGTTCCGCCCAAGCGCGAACTCGCGCCCGGCGAAATGGTGACCATCAACGAAGCGCTGACCGACATTCCCAAGGCGGCTGCCGCTGCCGAAATCGGCTGGAAGCCCGAATAA
- a CDS encoding transglutaminase-like domain-containing protein: protein MKLSIRTELDYSLPAPADVLLQIEAAILPEQKVLRAHIDLPPVEHFARIPGHDNIGDRIWLAAAETLKVHYEATVEPVRMLARVDDLAAVPAHLLPGETVDYLMPSRYCPSDTFQNLVEAEFGGLQGGARVGAIRDWIGQHLTYVVGSSESSTCAEQTFVTRQGVCRDFAHLMITLTRASAIPARFASVYGLGVDPQDFHAVAEVFLDGAWHMVDATGMSRPECIAKIGVGRDAADVSFLTSYGAVTLNSQSVEVTEVA from the coding sequence ATGAAATTATCGATCCGTACCGAGCTCGACTATTCGCTCCCGGCTCCCGCCGACGTGCTGCTTCAGATCGAGGCGGCCATCCTGCCCGAACAGAAAGTGCTGCGCGCCCATATCGACCTGCCGCCTGTCGAGCACTTCGCGCGCATCCCCGGGCATGACAACATCGGCGACCGCATCTGGCTGGCAGCGGCGGAAACGCTGAAGGTCCACTACGAGGCTACAGTGGAACCGGTGCGCATGCTCGCCCGTGTCGACGACCTCGCGGCGGTTCCGGCCCACCTGCTGCCCGGGGAGACGGTCGATTACCTGATGCCTTCGCGGTACTGCCCATCGGACACCTTCCAGAACCTGGTCGAGGCCGAATTCGGCGGGCTGCAGGGCGGCGCGCGCGTCGGTGCGATCCGCGACTGGATCGGCCAGCACCTCACTTACGTGGTCGGATCGAGCGAGAGCAGCACCTGCGCCGAGCAGACTTTCGTCACCCGGCAGGGGGTCTGCCGCGATTTCGCGCACCTGATGATCACGCTCACCCGCGCCAGTGCGATCCCGGCGCGCTTTGCCAGCGTCTATGGCCTGGGCGTCGACCCGCAGGATTTCCACGCCGTAGCCGAAGTGTTCCTGGACGGTGCCTGGCACATGGTCGACGCCACCGGCATGTCGCGCCCCGAGTGCATCGCCAAGATCGGCGTGGGCCGCGACGCCGCCGACGTCTCGTTCCTCACCAGCTACGGTGCGGTCACGCTCAATTCGCAAAGTGTGGAAGTCACTGAAGTGGCATAG